A window from Gossypium raimondii isolate GPD5lz chromosome 7, ASM2569854v1, whole genome shotgun sequence encodes these proteins:
- the LOC105785483 gene encoding DNA (cytosine-5)-methyltransferase CMT3 isoform X2: MPSTRRASNPMKDTDSTKNPTRSSQRNRKTVLEPENDEVIVVSEGENSEVSRGGKRKESSASGAGNNAKKSKPSVAKMTPLDTENGEAMVVDGTENGSKTTPKNSKKTKTDVAVNEDKEETKFLGEPVDDEEARRRWPKRYQGKGAKKVISKSSNGDSEEIIQARRHYTQAKVDGCMIFNLYDDAHVKAEDGEDCYICKIVEMFEAVDGDLYFTAQWFYRAQDTVLKTLGHLIDKKRVFFSQIQDDNPLDCLVAKLNIAKVSLNVDLEAKNKEIPSCDYYCDMLYTLEYSSFTNLPPGKTNASEEASSTISDDSPDTVNGANSGSEDASLLDLYSGCGAMSTGLCLGANMAGLRLVTKWAVDINKYACESLQWNHPETTVRNESAEDFLALLKEWERLCASFSSSKSENLERQSFNSSVNEDNVNDEEEEEDENEDGDGEVFEVEKFLAICYGDPKEKGERGLYLKVRWKNYGPEEDTWEPLDGLGDCRECLKDFVTSGFKAKILPLPGDVDVVCGGPPCQGISGFNRFRNKDNPLQDEKNKQLQVFMEIVEYLKPKFVLMENVVDIVKFAEGYLGRYALSKLIHLNYQVRMGMMAAGAYGLPQFRMRAFFWGARPNQKLPQYPLPTHDLVLRGVIPVEFEMNTVGWEEGKKIELEKKLLLEDAISDLPSVGNYEDKDEMDYDKDPKTEFQRFIRLRREEMPGFSSLNAKPTKHLLYDHRPLQLNTDDYQRVCRVPKRKGANFRDFPGVIVNSGNKVEWDPNVERVYLESGKPLVPDYAMSFVGGSSSKPFARLWWDETVPTVVTRAEPHNQAILHPVQDRVLSIRENARLQGFPDYYKLFGPVKERYIQVGNAVAVPVSRALGYALGLAYQGVVSNDEPLTKLPPRFPNISEKASSDSSQDNS, translated from the exons ATGCCGAGCACGCGAAGAGCTTCTAATCCTATGAAGGACACTGATTCGACCAAGAATCCGACTCGCTCGAGCCAGCGTAATCGGAAGACAGTGTTGGAGCCTGAAAATGATGAAGTCATCGTTGTCAGTGAAGGAGAGAACAGTGAAGTCTCTCGTGGTGGTAAGCGGAAGGAAAGCTCTGCCTCTGGAGCGGGCAACAACGCTAAGAAGTCAAAACCAAGTGTAGCTAAAATGACGCCTTTGGATACCGAGAATGGTGAAGCTATGGTCGTTGACGGTACTGAGAACGGCAGCAAAACGACACcaaaaaattcgaaaaagaCGAAAACGGATGTAGCTGTTAATGAAGACAAGGAGGAAACAAAGTTTTTAGGGGAACCTGTTGATGACGAGGAAGCCAGACGGCGATGGCCAAAACGCTATCAAGGAAAG GGAGCAAAAAAGGTCATTTCAAAGAGTTCGAATGG TGACTCTGAAGAGATCATTCAAGCTCGACGGCACTATACCCAGGCAAAAGTTGATGGTTGTATGATATTTAATCTTTATGATGATGCTCATGTTAAA GCTGAAGATGGAGAAGATTGCTATATATGTAAAATTGTTGAGATGTTTGAAGCAGTTGATGGAGATTTGTACTTTACAGCTCAATGGTTTTACAGGGCTCAAGACACA GTACTTAAAACGTTAGGCCACCTTATTGACAAGAAGCGTGTATTCTTTTCACAAATTCAAGACGACAATCCCTTGGATTGTCTTGTTGCAAAGCTTAATATTGCAAAAGTATCTTTGAAC GTTGATTTGGAGGCAAAGAATAAAGAGATTCCAAGTTGTGATTATTATTGTGACATGTTATACACATTGGAATATTCGTCTTTCACTAACTTGCCCCCAG GGAAAACAAATGCTAGCGAAGAAGCTTCATCTACAATTTCTGATGACAGCCCAGATACAGTAAATGGAGCTAACAGTGGTTCCGAGGATGCTTCATTGCTGGACCTGTATTCTGGTTGTGGAGCAATGTCAACCGGCTTGTGCCTTGGGGCAAATATGGCCGGACTAAGGCTAGTGACT AAATGGGCTGtggatataaataaatatgcttGTGAAAGTCTCCAATGGAATCATCCGGAAACAAcg GTCAGGAATGAATCTGCTGAAGATTTTTTAGCATTATTAAAAGAATGGGAACGGCTGTGTGCTTCATTTTCATCGTCAAAATCTGAGAATTTGGAGAGGCAGTCATTCAATTCAAGTGTAAATGAAGATAATGTAAATgatgaagaggaagaggaagatgaaaatgaagatgGTGATGGTGAAGTGtttgaagtagagaaatttCTTGCTATATGTTACGGTGATCCGAAAGAGAAAGGGGAACGTGGGTTGTACTTAAAG GTTCGTTGGAAGAATTATGGGCCAGAAGAAGATACATGGGAACCTTTAGATGGATTGGG TGATTGTCGAGAATGCTTGAAGGATTTTGTTACAAGTGGCTTCAAAGCAAAAATTCTGCCCTTACCT GGTGATGTTGATGTGGTTTGTGGAGGGCCTCCATGCCAAGGCATCAGTGGCTTTAATAGGTTTAGAAACAAGGATAACCCCTTGCAAGATGAAAAGAACAAACAACTTCAGGTTTTCATGGAGATAGTGGAGTACTTGAAGCCAAAGTTTGTTTTGATGGAGAATGTTGTTGACATAGTAAAGTTTGCAGAGGGATATCTTGGACGATATGCTTTGAGTAagctaattcatttaaattaccAAGTCCGAATGGGAATGATGGCAGCTGGTGCTTATGGTCTTCCCCAATTTCGTATGCGTGCTTTCTTTTGGGGTGCTCGTCCTAATCAA AAATTGCCACAATATCCACTTCCTACGCATGATCTTGTCCTGAGAGGTGTCATACCTGTTGAGTTTGAG ATGAACACTGTAGGCTGGGAAGAAGGTAAAAAGATAGAGTTGGAAAAGAAACTTCTACTAGAAGATGCCATTTCTGACCTTCCATCA GTTGGAAATTATGAGGATAAAGATGAAATGGACTATGACAAAGATCCTAAAACAGAGTTTCAGAGATTCATCAGGTTAAGAAGAGAGG AGATGCCAGGTTTTTCTTCACTAAATGCAAAACCAACAAAACATTTGCTCTATGATCATCGTCCACTTCAACTCAACACCGATGATTACCAACGTGTTTGCCGGGTTCCCAAAAGGAAG GGGGCAAATTTTAGAGACTTTCCAGGTGTTATAGTTAATAGTGGTAATAAAGTCGAGTGGGATCCTAACGTTGAGAGGGTTTATTTGGAATCCGGAAAACCATTG GTCCCTGATTATGCCATGTCTTTTGTCGGCGGCTCATCAAGCAA ACCATTTGCTCGTCTATGGTGGGATGAAACTGTACCCACAGTGGTCACTAGGGCAGAACCTCATAATCAG GCGATATTGCATCCTGTACAAGACCGAGTTCTCTCAATTCGCGAGAACGCAAGGTTGCAAGGCTTCCCTGATTACTACAAGCTTTTTGGCCCCGTCAAGGAAAG GTACATTCAAGTTGGAAATGCTGTAGCAGTGCCAGTTTCAAGGGCATTAGGGTATGCCCTGGGGTTAGCTTACCAAGGTGTAGTTTCAAATGATGAACCATTAACGAAACTTCCTCCAAGATTCCCTAACATATCTGAGAAAGCATCTTCGGATTCATCTCAAGATAATTCTTAA
- the LOC105785483 gene encoding DNA (cytosine-5)-methyltransferase CMT3 isoform X1 yields the protein MPSTRRASNPMKDTDSTKNPTRSSQRNRKTVLEPENDEVIVVSEGENSEVSRGGKRKESSASGAGNNAKKSKPSVAKMTPLDTENGEAMVVDGTENGSKTTPKNSKKTKTDVAVNEDKEETKFLGEPVDDEEARRRWPKRYQGKGAKKVISKSSNGDSEEIIQARRHYTQAKVDGCMIFNLYDDAHVKAEDGEDCYICKIVEMFEAVDGDLYFTAQWFYRAQDTVLKTLGHLIDKKRVFFSQIQDDNPLDCLVAKLNIAKVSLNVDLEAKNKEIPSCDYYCDMLYTLEYSSFTNLPPEGKTNASEEASSTISDDSPDTVNGANSGSEDASLLDLYSGCGAMSTGLCLGANMAGLRLVTKWAVDINKYACESLQWNHPETTVRNESAEDFLALLKEWERLCASFSSSKSENLERQSFNSSVNEDNVNDEEEEEDENEDGDGEVFEVEKFLAICYGDPKEKGERGLYLKVRWKNYGPEEDTWEPLDGLGDCRECLKDFVTSGFKAKILPLPGDVDVVCGGPPCQGISGFNRFRNKDNPLQDEKNKQLQVFMEIVEYLKPKFVLMENVVDIVKFAEGYLGRYALSKLIHLNYQVRMGMMAAGAYGLPQFRMRAFFWGARPNQKLPQYPLPTHDLVLRGVIPVEFEMNTVGWEEGKKIELEKKLLLEDAISDLPSVGNYEDKDEMDYDKDPKTEFQRFIRLRREEMPGFSSLNAKPTKHLLYDHRPLQLNTDDYQRVCRVPKRKGANFRDFPGVIVNSGNKVEWDPNVERVYLESGKPLVPDYAMSFVGGSSSKPFARLWWDETVPTVVTRAEPHNQAILHPVQDRVLSIRENARLQGFPDYYKLFGPVKERYIQVGNAVAVPVSRALGYALGLAYQGVVSNDEPLTKLPPRFPNISEKASSDSSQDNS from the exons ATGCCGAGCACGCGAAGAGCTTCTAATCCTATGAAGGACACTGATTCGACCAAGAATCCGACTCGCTCGAGCCAGCGTAATCGGAAGACAGTGTTGGAGCCTGAAAATGATGAAGTCATCGTTGTCAGTGAAGGAGAGAACAGTGAAGTCTCTCGTGGTGGTAAGCGGAAGGAAAGCTCTGCCTCTGGAGCGGGCAACAACGCTAAGAAGTCAAAACCAAGTGTAGCTAAAATGACGCCTTTGGATACCGAGAATGGTGAAGCTATGGTCGTTGACGGTACTGAGAACGGCAGCAAAACGACACcaaaaaattcgaaaaagaCGAAAACGGATGTAGCTGTTAATGAAGACAAGGAGGAAACAAAGTTTTTAGGGGAACCTGTTGATGACGAGGAAGCCAGACGGCGATGGCCAAAACGCTATCAAGGAAAG GGAGCAAAAAAGGTCATTTCAAAGAGTTCGAATGG TGACTCTGAAGAGATCATTCAAGCTCGACGGCACTATACCCAGGCAAAAGTTGATGGTTGTATGATATTTAATCTTTATGATGATGCTCATGTTAAA GCTGAAGATGGAGAAGATTGCTATATATGTAAAATTGTTGAGATGTTTGAAGCAGTTGATGGAGATTTGTACTTTACAGCTCAATGGTTTTACAGGGCTCAAGACACA GTACTTAAAACGTTAGGCCACCTTATTGACAAGAAGCGTGTATTCTTTTCACAAATTCAAGACGACAATCCCTTGGATTGTCTTGTTGCAAAGCTTAATATTGCAAAAGTATCTTTGAAC GTTGATTTGGAGGCAAAGAATAAAGAGATTCCAAGTTGTGATTATTATTGTGACATGTTATACACATTGGAATATTCGTCTTTCACTAACTTGCCCCCAG AAGGGAAAACAAATGCTAGCGAAGAAGCTTCATCTACAATTTCTGATGACAGCCCAGATACAGTAAATGGAGCTAACAGTGGTTCCGAGGATGCTTCATTGCTGGACCTGTATTCTGGTTGTGGAGCAATGTCAACCGGCTTGTGCCTTGGGGCAAATATGGCCGGACTAAGGCTAGTGACT AAATGGGCTGtggatataaataaatatgcttGTGAAAGTCTCCAATGGAATCATCCGGAAACAAcg GTCAGGAATGAATCTGCTGAAGATTTTTTAGCATTATTAAAAGAATGGGAACGGCTGTGTGCTTCATTTTCATCGTCAAAATCTGAGAATTTGGAGAGGCAGTCATTCAATTCAAGTGTAAATGAAGATAATGTAAATgatgaagaggaagaggaagatgaaaatgaagatgGTGATGGTGAAGTGtttgaagtagagaaatttCTTGCTATATGTTACGGTGATCCGAAAGAGAAAGGGGAACGTGGGTTGTACTTAAAG GTTCGTTGGAAGAATTATGGGCCAGAAGAAGATACATGGGAACCTTTAGATGGATTGGG TGATTGTCGAGAATGCTTGAAGGATTTTGTTACAAGTGGCTTCAAAGCAAAAATTCTGCCCTTACCT GGTGATGTTGATGTGGTTTGTGGAGGGCCTCCATGCCAAGGCATCAGTGGCTTTAATAGGTTTAGAAACAAGGATAACCCCTTGCAAGATGAAAAGAACAAACAACTTCAGGTTTTCATGGAGATAGTGGAGTACTTGAAGCCAAAGTTTGTTTTGATGGAGAATGTTGTTGACATAGTAAAGTTTGCAGAGGGATATCTTGGACGATATGCTTTGAGTAagctaattcatttaaattaccAAGTCCGAATGGGAATGATGGCAGCTGGTGCTTATGGTCTTCCCCAATTTCGTATGCGTGCTTTCTTTTGGGGTGCTCGTCCTAATCAA AAATTGCCACAATATCCACTTCCTACGCATGATCTTGTCCTGAGAGGTGTCATACCTGTTGAGTTTGAG ATGAACACTGTAGGCTGGGAAGAAGGTAAAAAGATAGAGTTGGAAAAGAAACTTCTACTAGAAGATGCCATTTCTGACCTTCCATCA GTTGGAAATTATGAGGATAAAGATGAAATGGACTATGACAAAGATCCTAAAACAGAGTTTCAGAGATTCATCAGGTTAAGAAGAGAGG AGATGCCAGGTTTTTCTTCACTAAATGCAAAACCAACAAAACATTTGCTCTATGATCATCGTCCACTTCAACTCAACACCGATGATTACCAACGTGTTTGCCGGGTTCCCAAAAGGAAG GGGGCAAATTTTAGAGACTTTCCAGGTGTTATAGTTAATAGTGGTAATAAAGTCGAGTGGGATCCTAACGTTGAGAGGGTTTATTTGGAATCCGGAAAACCATTG GTCCCTGATTATGCCATGTCTTTTGTCGGCGGCTCATCAAGCAA ACCATTTGCTCGTCTATGGTGGGATGAAACTGTACCCACAGTGGTCACTAGGGCAGAACCTCATAATCAG GCGATATTGCATCCTGTACAAGACCGAGTTCTCTCAATTCGCGAGAACGCAAGGTTGCAAGGCTTCCCTGATTACTACAAGCTTTTTGGCCCCGTCAAGGAAAG GTACATTCAAGTTGGAAATGCTGTAGCAGTGCCAGTTTCAAGGGCATTAGGGTATGCCCTGGGGTTAGCTTACCAAGGTGTAGTTTCAAATGATGAACCATTAACGAAACTTCCTCCAAGATTCCCTAACATATCTGAGAAAGCATCTTCGGATTCATCTCAAGATAATTCTTAA
- the LOC105785478 gene encoding putative glycine-rich cell wall structural protein 1 → MEKKLQLKSFHFSLFFLFFLLFAFNIVGAFGTRKTLSMEGSNAPNGGSNGATGSAHGPNWDYSWGWGSSPGSGWGYGSGSGRSPNGFGRGYGFGFGSGTGSGSGSGYGYGSGGAHGGGYGAGSGTGGGGGSGGGSGGGGSTENGNGNRWPSRNPNPNHHG, encoded by the coding sequence atggagaaaaaattgCAACTGAAGTCCTTTCATTTCAGcctcttcttccttttcttcttattGTTTGCATTTAATATTGTGGGTGCTTTTGGTACTAGGAAAACACTATCCATGGAAGGCTCTAATGCACCAAACGGTGGTTCCAATGGTGCTACTGGTTCAGCCCATGGTCCTAACTGGGACTACAGTTGGGGATGGGGTTCAAGCCCTGGTAGTGGATGGGGTTATGGTTCTGGTTCAGGGAGGTCACCTAATGGGTTCGGGAGGGGTTACGGGTTCGGGTTTGGGTCTGGTACTGGTTCAGGTTCTGGTTCTGGTTATGGTTATGGGAGTGGTGGTGCTCATGGTGGTGGATATGGTGCTGGAAGTGGAAccggtggtggtggtggttctGGTGGTGGAAGTGGTGGTGGTGGTTCGActgaaaatggaaatggtaaCCGCTGGCCATCAAGGAACCCGAACCCTAATCACCATGGTTAA